Proteins from a genomic interval of Gammaproteobacteria bacterium:
- a CDS encoding cytochrome c, whose protein sequence is MSKQRLKSGEKILFSIFGAFFILGIIAFIAMEVVRSRSDAPMFTVTTHFDFSPVGLEGSAIYREARCNSCHRALRNGTNMGASLDGIGSKRSLQWIESFFIDPEKTYGGPTVDHGLPPKEAAYVSSLPKENLHKIAVFLSELRADRGSAAAAQPPKERSGFIDGMVGAFAPETWKDKYQDIRDKPQGSGPVGEEHQH, encoded by the coding sequence ATGAGCAAACAACGTCTCAAGTCCGGCGAAAAGATACTATTCAGTATTTTTGGCGCGTTTTTTATATTGGGGATCATCGCATTCATTGCCATGGAAGTAGTACGCTCGCGCTCCGATGCCCCGATGTTTACCGTAACCACCCACTTCGATTTCTCGCCGGTGGGGCTGGAGGGTTCCGCGATTTATCGTGAGGCTCGTTGTAACTCCTGTCATCGGGCGTTGCGCAATGGCACAAACATGGGCGCGAGTCTCGATGGCATTGGCTCCAAGCGTTCTTTACAATGGATCGAAAGTTTTTTCATTGATCCGGAAAAGACTTATGGCGGACCGACAGTCGATCATGGTTTGCCACCTAAAGAAGCTGCCTATGTATCATCGTTGCCTAAAGAGAATCTCCATAAAATCGCCGTCTTCCTTTCGGAGCTGAGAGCGGATCGCGGCTCCGCGGCTGCTGCCCAGCCCCCGAAGGAACGCTCTGGCTTTATTGATGGAATGGTGGGAGCCTTCGCACCGGAAACCTGGAAGGATAAATATCAAGATATACGCGACAAGCCACAGGGTAGTGGCCCTGTCGGAGAGGAACATCAGCACTAA